AGCGGATTTTTAATACAGTTTATCCAAAAAATTCATACTCAAAATTATGGTTTGTTAATGAGTTTGGGTTTTTAACTTTGGTAAAATGAGTAACaaacaaagaaaaggaaaattggaAAACCAAAAAGAAAGGGGCTCTCACATAAATGGAATCGACAAcaggaaaaataattatgacaataatttctaaaaatttattgtaaagagagagagggaaaaaaaaaagaaaaaaaaggaaaaggaaaagggggaGGGGGTCGCCTTCACTAATTTTGCAGGACTGGAAGGGATCAATGGGAAGAGAAACGGGCCCACTGTGGGGCCCAACACAACTGTCATGGGCCCCCGACGAATTCAGTGCAGCAGCTGTTTGATGGGCCCCACCAACAGCCCACTATTCAGTCtcaattttccaatttttctttcaaacttttttttatataaacatttattaatttgtggttcacaaaaatatataaattcgaactattttattttgtgggaaaaaaaatacataaatttaaggggggaaaagaaaatgaggatGTTCCCCCATGATTGTCAATTTTCTTCCACTGAATACTTTCCGGCCACATTATTGGAAGGAACACCTTCCCTATTGAGGCCCCACCAACCGTGTACGAAATCTGAGGATGTCTAGACATGAATCAGTAAACTAATCAATCGATTAACTCGATAGCGACCATCTGTAACTCGGCATTAGTCCGGATTGGTCGAATTAGCCGGGTGTAGTAAGAAGGCCTGATCTTAACTGGAATTTCGCTACAAACAGTTTCTATCGACCAAAGCAGTGTAAGAAACTTCCGACCAGACCCGTCGATCAGATAACCGCATATATTCTAACTAAGAAGGCTGGCTTCGCGGTAGCACTTGACCGAGTCCACTAGAGTTTACTCAAGCGGTCTATAAGTCCAGCCCAGCTTCTGCAGCCTCTCGGAACTCACATTGTTCTCAAGCGGAGTCTCACCAAACCCGCCGAGACACGAACATAATTCTTAGCCGAAGATCACAAATTGTCTAGGCAGATCATTCATCAAATCGGTTCCAATCGAAAATCGGTTCCAAAGACACGCGCGCAGTGTGGCTCGGTTCCAGGGAAGTTACCTTGTATGAATGTTCCCTTCACGACCTTTAGGAGGATCATGGTGCGCATGTTCAGCGGGGGCTGCAGAACCGGCCCAATTATAAGGCCTGGACAAACCGAGACAACATCGAGCCTCGTCTGCTTCGCATACTCGAAAGCCGCACTTTCTGCTTCGGTCGTGGACAGATAATTACATTTCTACAGAAATGAATAACAGATACAAGTTTATGACGATTGGAATTTGGTGAAGTTGCATTAGCAATGAAACTCAAGGAAGCTCACTATATCATCCTGTTCGGGAAACTTTAGTCCTTGGATATAGGCATTTCTGCAGTATTCCTTGTCGGACCAGCAGATTTCGTCCAACACTCGGTCCTTGGGCCACTTAGGGCTCATCAAAACCGCAGCGACAGATGATACGTGGACAACCCGCTTAACTTTCGCTTCCAAGCATGCCTTCAATACGTTGAGTGTCCCTTTCATAGCCGGTTCGAGCACCTGTACCTTTTGCAAGTGAATTGTATTAGAAGCCACAGAGAAATATACatcaatattttatattttccatGCCGACTGCAATCGCATGACGTCTAAGCATAGCACCGCCTGCAAATCCATCTAAAGGTCCAGGCAAACAAATCTAGGCGTGACcacaaaaaatgtaaaagaagCAGAGAGCATTAGTCGTATCAAATTATCATTTTGCAGCCCTTTTCCCAATGGGGCTGGCATGTGTATCTTCTTTTGCATACGGATTACTGGGTCGATTCAACAAACCACACATCTGCTAAGAGCTGGTGATTTTCTGCTCGGCAAGCGAGCATGGCACGCAAATGGCATGACACTGACATCTTTGACTGGGTGTATACAAAGCGTGCCATAATCATGCCACGGAATATTTTGATGTAACAAACGCCATGCAAGGATTGCCAGCGATCTGTCCTTCACTCACAACTTCAAAAATTTAGGCGTAGAACTTAGATTCCTAGATGATGAGAGTAGAGGACGGGACAGGGAGGCGACGTGGATGGCTCCATCGCATCCCTCAATAGCCAACTGGAGAGAATCATAGTCTAACAGATCGGCATTGAAATGTTTAAGGTTGCCGAATGCTCTTTCGAGCTTGTTCAACTGAGCGTATTTCTCGTCCTTTGCATGCACAACAGATTAAGCACggttaaaaaagaagaagataggcATGCATGCAGATTCAGAACTATGAACCCTCCATGGAAATAAAGAAGACAAATGCCACTGTTACTCATTATGGTCTCGGACGGCCCCATGGACGATGTGGCCATTAGAGAGAAGAAGCTTGACGACAAATTCGTTCCTGCATTACGTAAGCTGTTGAGAGTGGGGTCCACTTCCACGCAACAGAAAGTACACCGCCTCGTGGCATTACGTTCCTTCGAAATTATGGATGAATTGAGATGAGATTGTTTGAGAGAAATGGTATCTGCTGTCCACAGCAAGGCATATATGTCGTCGAGAACAAATCAAGTATGTTGCCTACAAGTCGTATGTTGTCCACAACAAACAAGTCTCCAGAAATGGTCTGAAGCCCATTTGTTTACTATTCGAAGATTAATTTTGCTCGTACATTTTCTGGAATCTGATCGTGCATTCCATTCATCTCTTGGACGAGCCGGAATGAACTTACAAAACGAGTATTATCATCGGTGTAACTCGAAGGTTCAAAGCATTTGCCTTTCCAGGTTTGAACAAAAAGCATAATTCGGAACAATTTTTTGTCTAGAAATGAAGGACAACAGCTTTTCTTCGCATTGTAAAGTTTCAACCGGAGATCATATAACTACTTAAGCAGCCCAGCCGCCCGGTAGCTCTCGATGGAATCCACAAGGGTTTCCTCGAGTGGCCGGTAAGTCCATTCCAGCTTCAGCAATCTCTCGGAGCTCAGCTTATTGTTGTGTTGAGTCTCAATATAACTGTCAAAACAGATAACCAAGGCCTCAGATCAGAACACAAATAAGTCCAGCCAAAAATTGCAAATTCACTTCCAAGGACAGTAGACTTGGAAAACCTTTAGGCCAGATGAATGAATATCGTATTTGTTGTGCTAAAAGAAAACGAGCTTACTTCTTTGAGCACGTCAAGTCAGGATAGAGACCATAAAGCTTTTCCGCCAAATCTCGCGTCTTGATAGAATGCGCAATGCATATGTACCTACCTTCAGCCTTGGATTTTTCATATGCCATTATTACCGCCTCAGCAACATCTCGCACATCGACAACATAACGGAGCCTGTCGGGAACTGAATCCTcactgcctatgttacatcaTAATTTACCAGTTAAATAATGAGCCAAACCGTAACCCCTCTCTTACAGACATGTGCAAAGGAAATGGAACTTGCATCAGTATTGTAAGTTTCAATCCGTACATGGGATTGATTTGCGCAGATGACCCAAGACAAAATTACGATGAAGGAGAGGAAAAGCTGAAAAGGCGGAGGACTCATTTATCTAAAGAATGCTCTCAACAGGGGATCCTATGCCAATAATCATGCCTAGACAATGCATCAATAACTGCACAAGTTATAATAACTGTAAATCTTTCATCCAGTCATGCTTATACACTGATGAATATCTGTTATGCGCTTGGTCCATGCATAATCACCTTGTACAAGCTGAATACACATACCTCTCGTAAACTTGACGAGGACCAAGGTGCTCGCGTTCAATGTCGGCTGTAGAACAGGCCCTAATATAAGGCCAGGACAAACTGCTACAACATCAAGCCCGTTTTGTCTTGCGTAATCGGAAGCAGCACTTTCAGCTTCTGTCTTCGAAAAACAATACCAGTTCTGTTGGAAAGCAAAAAGAAGATAGAGGAAGGAAAAAACAACGCAATTTACCATAGTTAGAGAGGCAAATAAACTCGATCTGGAGATACAAATGTTGCAATCCAAAAGTTGCATCTTTTAAATCTCAGAAGCTAAAGAGTTTTCTAATACAATCACTCAGTCATCAAGAAGCAAAAATAACTTAAACCTAATGTTATGAAAAGACCCGAGTTTCAGTAACCTCGTATTGGCACATGCAGAACAGGCAAACTTTGCTAAAGTTgcatcacatatatatatcaacaaCTAGTTTCTCAGAATCAGCGATATCGCAGTAGTAAACACTGGTCTCCGTTATGAATTTCAGATATCAAAGTCCAACGATactgaaaatataaataagaaaagtcACCTAAATATGCATCATGTTTGATGCAAACATAAGGACAAGATCATAATAAGCTGTAAAAAGAAGAGATATCAAGAGCACTTTCGCATTGAATTCCAAGGCAAGTAATGGTACAATCAGAACCGGCACCGACCATTGTTCGACTGAAGGTTTAGGAAGCACATTCTTTCATTCAGTAAAGGAAATTAAAGTTTCTAGTGGAGTTTTTACATCAGTAATTTTGCAGTACTCCTTGTCTGACCAGCAAGTCTCATCCATAACTTGCTCCTTAGGCCAGTTCGGGTTCATTGTCACAGCTGCAACAGAGGAGACGTAGATGACCCGCTTAACTTTTGCTTCAGAGCATGCCTTAAGAACATTAAGTGTGCCATTTACAGCTGGTTCAACCACATCCACCTGTGTGACAAGTTCCTCAAGTTACAAGCCGAAGAGAACCATCAAGGATCTCCATATTCACCATAATAAGCAGAATCACATAGACCACCTATCTACTAGCTAATTCATTTTTGAAGCCAGAACTAACAAATAGAGGGAGGCATGATAATAAGTCTAGGAAGGCTTCATATGAATGGCATCAAATTTCTACTTCTGCAGCTCCTTCTACATTCGGGTCAGTCATGGAGAGTTGGCTTTTGTCTGTGAATTGGTAATTGAGCTCAAATTTCTATATTTGCAGCTCCTTTCGCATTCAGGCAAGTAATACAAAGGTCGCCTTTTATCTACGAACCGATAATTCAGCTCAAATAACCACGAGTTCTTTTGCAAGTTCATATTTTCAGTCACAATACCTACTTTCCTCCTGGTTGTGAATTGTATAACAGTGGAAATTCTTGGTTTCAAATTACTATTCTAACTTCACGTGCTCATTGACCGAACCTTTCCGCGACAGCATTATCAAAACAAGAGAATCACCATACGATGGTGCAAGTACAACTATGTACGAACTTATTCGAGAAACAGATTTTTAGCCAGTCAGTCATTGAGCGCCAGCACAAAAAGAGAAGTAATACACTTCATCAACATGTAAAAGGacgggttttttttttttttttaattttttttccttgcctCAGGATTGGGAACAGAAGAGGATGGGACGGGGCAGGCGACATGGAGGACTCCGGCGCATCCCTCGATGGCCGACCGCAGAGAACCATAGTCCGACAGATCGGCCTTGAAGAGTTTAAGGTTGTCGGATGCCCTCTCGAGCTTGTTCAAGTGGGCGTACTTCTCGTCCCCTGCACGCACGACAGATTAAACGTTGCAATGGAAGTAGCACATACGCAACACGAAAGGTAAAGAAACAGGggaggaaggaggagaagaagaagacggagGTTACTGTTACTCACTAGGGTCCCGCACGGTTCCATGGACGACGTAGCCCTTAGAAAGGAGAAACTTGACGACCCACGACGCCACGAAGCCTCCCGCCCCCGTCACGCAcactctcttcctctccacTTCCATTGCCACCCTCACTCTCCGTATtatctgcttcttcttcttcttcttccgcCGGCGCCGGAGAAGGAGGAGATAAGCTGGTCGGTGAGTGAGCGGGTCGACCTCGGTCTTTCTCAGCATTAAGTCAACGCCACGTGCCGCAAACTCTTGTCTTCTTTTGATTGAAGGCCTTATACTTCCAATGTTATCTAATTAATTCCCTCAACTTTTGAAAATATCTAGTTTAGCCTCTCCATTGGATAGTCCAAAGATGTCTAGTTTAAACCCTCCGTTACATAGTCCGCCAAATGCAAGCACAAATGTAGTGTTCGTACATCGGTGATTCGCTAGCAGCCCATATGATATGCCCTCCCCCGAGGTGGCGTTGATCACTAATAATAGACAAAATCACACACCATCTATTAACTTGTGCATATTTATTGCACAAATGAGATGTTTCTCGCAAAGAAACATTGATAGTGCATCCCCGGTGGCAATGTAGATATTGATATGGAATCCGATCATACCGTGGTCGGACCGTAACCCCGCgagaaataaaatgataaagaTACCACAAAGATGGATATTGTAAGTGCAATTTGCATTTCCAGAGTAATTACATTTGGaccaattttattattagtatAAATCTAGGCACTTTTCATCTTCAGAGAATCTTCCGGGTCGCGTAACTACTTAAGCAGCCCACCCGCTCGGTAGCTTTCGATGGAGTCTACAAGAGTTTCCTCGAGTGGTCGGTAAGTCCATCCCAGCTTCTgcattatataatatacatatttttatagatattcaCACAAAACTGATTACATACTttttaaatacaaaatttgatgaaactcttatttcaaatatttattttttattttttttaatattacgataattttatatattacaataattttacccatataataatagaaattagattaatatccaattaaatatttatttgttagtATATTTAATTGTCACTTATATTTTAAACTAGACATTTTTTAATAAGCTGAGAAGATATTGGATTTAATTGGGCTCGACTTGATTAAatcaattcttttaattttttaataaattactttaatAATTTCCTCCTACTAAGGAGAGTCCAATTATTAGTATAGGAGCATTTATTGGGTTTCATGTGAATTACCCTTATTTTTTCTCCACACTCCACACTCCCTCTTTCTCTTTCATCTCTACACTTGTTTTTttctccactctctctctctctctctctctctctctctctctctctctctctctctctctctctctcattctcaTTTTCATCTCTCCACTAATTTCACCTTTGGAGAATAGGATGTGAAAGCCTTCCATGGTTTAGCAAAGAAGTCCCCCATTGTCCTCTTTGTCAAACCGGCTCTGATAAGATAGATAATCTCTACTGAGATTGTATCTTCTATCGTGTTACTTGGAGGGAATCACCCTAGGACTTGCAATCTAGCATTATCTCGAACACTAATGCAAATGATCTAATCAATTTCGTAGCTTTCCCTCCATATACTTTTCTATCTAGTGCTTCTGATAAAACTAATTTTTCTCTATATACAGCTATCACTCTTTATTACTTATGGAACTCACAAAATGATATCTTGCATGCAGGAAGACCAACAAACCTACACAAAATCATCAAAAGGTCGTACATAGAGCACAACGGAAGTGGAAGCATTACAGAACAGAAAGAAGGAAACCCACATGCACACCCACTGCAACTCACTGCATCACAAGTACCTATAGGGCCAGAATGGGATATCATAAGTACAGATGCATCATGGAACAACAACAGAACATGCCTCTCCGGAGTTTTACAACATCCAAACTGCCCACCAATTTTATCATGGTTCCAGGCCTCAAACGAAGAAAAGCCACTCCAAGCGGAAGCCAGAGTAGCCCTCCTTGCACTATCCATTGCTGTAGAGAAAGGATCAACGAAGATTTGGCTACGTAGTGATGCCCTGCTACTAGTGGATGCCATTTTGAACCCATATAACTCTCCGTGGGAGATTAGAAACATAGTAGCTGATATTAGTTCAATTCTCAATCTCTTTCCCGACTAGTTATGCTCTTGGATTCCAAGGTCGGAAAATACCCTGGCTCACGACTTGGGTCAATACGGCTCAATGTCAAATTTTTCCCCAATTTGTATTTTCGAAGGGTATCCGAATCTAGATCCAACGGCATCTATATTCGCTTATTATCATTAATGGAATTacattattcagcaaaaaaatctatccacaagaAACGATATCctcccttttatttttctttcattttgttttgaattttatatttttcccaCAATATATTTAGTTAGACttccattaaaaaattgatggaaccgaaaatttctcgagtttgaaatattagaaattatttaaaaattttactttgtttcatgcaatatgtatatattacttaatttttaattaatttttccatgCATAGCACGGGTAGGTAGCGGTGCAATGTATCTGAAATTTCAAAAGGTTTCTAATTTAGTCCCTCCTTTGGACAGTCCGCCAAGTACAAAGCACATGTTAGACCTCGGTACATCATTAGTAACCCATCTAGCCTTGCAGGAAATGCCCATGATCACACAGGTTCACAACCGCGTAAGACCTGTTCAGACTTTGGTTGTGGATATGTCAGCATCGATTTAACGAAGACACCCTCATCCTATGATACAAAGGATACTCCCAGTGATTGAGTCTCATTACT
Above is a window of Punica granatum isolate Tunisia-2019 chromosome 7, ASM765513v2, whole genome shotgun sequence DNA encoding:
- the LOC116214549 gene encoding cinnamoyl-CoA reductase 1-like, with product MIILVLNEFVVKLLLSNGHIVHGAVRDPKDEKYAQLNKLERAFGNLKHFNADLLDYDSLQLAIEGCDGAIHVASPVASNTIHLQKVQVLEPAMKGTLNVLKACLEAKVKRVVHVSSVAAVLMSPKWPKDRVLDEICWSDKEYCRNKCNYLSTTEAESAAFEYAKQTRLDVVSVCPGLIIGPVLQPPLNMRTMILLKVVKGTFIQGNFPGTEPHCARVFGTDFRLEPI
- the LOC116212824 gene encoding cinnamoyl-CoA reductase 2-like, which translates into the protein MLRKTEVDPLTHRPAYLLLLRRRRKKKKKKQIIRRVRVAMEVERKRVCVTGAGGFVASWVVKFLLSKGYVVHGTVRDPRDEKYAHLNKLERASDNLKLFKADLSDYGSLRSAIEGCAGVLHVACPVPSSSVPNPEVDVVEPAVNGTLNVLKACSEAKVKRVIYVSSVAAVTMNPNWPKEQVMDETCWSDKEYCKITDNWYCFSKTEAESAASDYARQNGLDVVAVCPGLILGPVLQPTLNASTLVLVKFTRGSEDSVPDRLRYVVDVRDVAEAVIMAYEKSKAEGRYICIAHSIKTRDLAEKLYGLYPDLTCSKNYIETQHNNKLSSERLLKLEWTYRPLEETLVDSIESYRAAGLLK